One genomic window of Glycine max cultivar Williams 82 chromosome 16, Glycine_max_v4.0, whole genome shotgun sequence includes the following:
- the FT2A gene encoding protein FLOWERINGUS T isoform X1, with product MPSGSRDPLVVGGVIGDVLDPFEYSIPMRVTYNNRDVSNGCEFKPSQVVNQPRVNIGGDDLRNFYTLIAVDPDAPSPSDPNLREYLHWLVTDIPATTGASFGRPCMHQDGARISTLKNLLNFTTLDCQLLLSISTFRGNLVLVEGGYTKKKYFILLKK from the exons ATGCCTAGTGGAAGTAGGGATCCTCTCGTTGTTGGGGGAGTAATTGGGGATGTATTGGATCCTTTTGAATATTCTATTCCTATGAGGGTTACCTACAATAACAGAGATGTCAGCAATGGATGTGAATTCAAACCCTCACAAGTTGTCAACCAACCAAGGGTAAATATCGGTGGTGATGACCTCAGGAACTTCTATACTTTG ATTGCGGTTGATCCCGATGCACCTAGCCCAAGTGACCCCAATTTGAGAGAATACCTCCATTG GTTGGTGACTGATATCCCAGCAACAACAGGGGCTAGTTTCG GGAGACCGTGTATGCACCAGGATGGCGCCAGAATTTCAACACTAAAGAATTTGCTGAACTTTACAACCTTGGATTGCCAGTTGCTGCTGTCTATTTCAACATTCAGAGGGAATCTGGTTCTGGTGGAAGGAGGTTATACTAAGAAAAAGTActttatattattgaaaaaataa
- the FT2A gene encoding protein FLOWERING LOCUS T → MPSGSRDPLVVGGVIGDVLDPFEYSIPMRVTYNNRDVSNGCEFKPSQVVNQPRVNIGGDDLRNFYTLIAVDPDAPSPSDPNLREYLHWLVTDIPATTGASFGHEVVTYESPRPMMGIHRLVFVLFRQLGRETVYAPGWRQNFNTKEFAELYNLGLPVAAVYFNIQRESGSGGRRLY, encoded by the exons ATGCCTAGTGGAAGTAGGGATCCTCTCGTTGTTGGGGGAGTAATTGGGGATGTATTGGATCCTTTTGAATATTCTATTCCTATGAGGGTTACCTACAATAACAGAGATGTCAGCAATGGATGTGAATTCAAACCCTCACAAGTTGTCAACCAACCAAGGGTAAATATCGGTGGTGATGACCTCAGGAACTTCTATACTTTG ATTGCGGTTGATCCCGATGCACCTAGCCCAAGTGACCCCAATTTGAGAGAATACCTCCATTG GTTGGTGACTGATATCCCAGCAACAACAGGGGCTAGTTTCG GCCATGAGGTTGTAACATATGAAAGTCCAAGACCAATGATGGGGATTCATCGTTTGGTGTTTGTGTTATTTCGTCAACTGGGTAGGGAGACCGTGTATGCACCAGGATGGCGCCAGAATTTCAACACTAAAGAATTTGCTGAACTTTACAACCTTGGATTGCCAGTTGCTGCTGTCTATTTCAACATTCAGAGGGAATCTGGTTCTGGTGGAAGGAGGTTATACTAA
- the LOC100305576 gene encoding omega-hydroxypalmitate O-feruloyl transferase encodes METSNNNHDAPPPPLLKDLKVTIHNASMIFPSKEIERKSLFLSNIDKVLNFDVETVHFFGAHKDFPPHVVNERLKNALEDALVVYDFLGGRLKLNYDTKRLEMDCNPEGAGFVVASSEYNLDQIGDLDYPNPAFAQLVHQNKDFLKDGDVPLCVAQVTSFKCGGFAIGISTSHTTFDGLSFKTFLDNIASIAAKKPLAVTPCHDRHLLAARSPPRVTFPHPEMLKLSDQLPTCPESNIFEASTEQLDFKVFKLTSNDITKLKEEARNSSISGGLSTKCVTGFNVITAYIWRCKALSCYNDENPNRSSTILYAVDIRSRLNPPLPKSYAGNAVLTAYATAKCKELEEWPFMKLVEMVREGATRMTNEYARSIIDWGEINNGFPNGEVLVSSWWRLGFEEVEYPWGKPKYCCPVVYHKKDIILLFPPVGGGEGVSIIVALPPKEMEKFHGLFNKFLTSH; translated from the exons ATGGAAACCTCTAATAACAACCATGATGCTCCTCCTCCACCTCTACTTAAAGACCTGAAGGTGACCATCCACAATGCCTCCATGATTTTTCCATCCAAAGAGATTGAGAGAAAGTCCCTTTTCTTGTCAAACATTGACAAGGTCCTCAACTTTGATGTGGAAACGGTTCACTTCTTTGGTGCCCACAAAGATTTTCCTCCTCATGTTGTGAATGAGAGGCTCAAGAATGCCCTAGAGGATGCCCTTGTGGTTTATGACTTCTTGGGTGGAAGATTGAAGCTAAACTATGACACCAAAAGATTGGAGATGGATTGTAATCCAGAGGGAGCTGGATTCGTGGTGGCTTCCAGCGAGTACAATTTGGATCAGATAGGGGACTTGGATTATCCAAATCCAGCTTTTGCACAATTGGTACATCAGAATAAGGATTTTCTTAAAGATGGTGATGTTCCACTCTGTGTTGCCCAG GTGACATCCTTCAAGTGTGGTGGTTTTGCAATTGGCATCTCTACTAGCCACACCACCTTTGATGGCCTCAGCTTCAAAACCTTCCTAGACAACATTGCTTCAATAGCTGCTAAGAAGCCCTTGGCTGTCACGCCCTGCCATGACAGGCACCTCCTAGCCGCTCGATCCCCACCACGTGTCACCTTCCCACATCCTGAGATGCTCAAGCTAAGTGACCAGCTCCCAACATGCCCCGAGTCCAACATCTTTGAGGCCTCCACCGAACAACTTGATTTCAAGGTCTTCAAACTAACATCAAACGAcatcacaaaattgaaggaagaggCTAGGAATTCTTCAATTAGTGGTGGCCTAAGTACTAAATGTGTCACTGGCTTTAACGTTATCACTGCCTACATATGGAGATGCAAGGCACTTTCGTGCTACAATGATGAGAACCCTAATAGGTCATCAACTATACTATATGCTGTAGATATACGTTCAAGATTGAACCCTCCATTGCCTAAATCATACGCGGGTAACGCAGTGTTAACTGCTTATGCCACGGCAAAGTGTAAGGAGCTAGAAGAATGGCCTTTTATGAAGCTAGTTGAAATGGTGCGTGAGGGAGCAACTAGGATGACAAATGAGTATGCAAGATCTATCATAGATTGGGGAGAGATAAACAATGGGTTTCCCAATGGGGAGGTTTTGGTGTCTTCATGGTGGAGATTAGGGTTTGAGGAAGTGGAGTATCCGTGGGGGAAGCCAAAGTATTGTTGCCCAGTGGTGTATCATAAGAAGgatattattttgttgtttcctCCGGTTGGTGGAGGTGAAGGGGTGAGTATTATTGTGGCTCTTCCTCCTAAGGAAATGGAAAAATTCCATGGGCTCTTCAACAAGTTCTTGACTTCACATTGA